Sequence from the Ancalomicrobiaceae bacterium S20 genome:
CGGAGAACAGGATCACGTTGGAGGCCACGAACAGGCCGTGCGTGTGGTAGATCGGCAGGGCGTGGATCAGCACGTCGTCGGCGGTGAAGCGCCAGACGTCGATCAGCGTCAGCGCGTTCGAGACCAGGTTGTCGTGGCTCAGCATCGCGCCCTTCGACCGGCCCGTGGTGCCGGACGTGTAGAGGATCGCGGCGAGGTCGTTGCCCGCGCGCGGGACGGTCGCGAATTCGGCCGAGGCCGTCGCCGCAGCGTCCATCAGGCTGCCCTTGCCGTTCGCGTCGAGCGTCTCGACCGAGCCGCCGACCTTGGCGGCGATCGCGGCGAGGCCGTCGCGCTTGGCGGGATCGCAGACGACCAGCTTCGGCTCGGCGTCGGTGATGAAATAGTCGAGCTCGGCGAGCGTGTAGGCGGTGTTGAGCGGCAGGTAGACCGCGCCGGCGCGCACCGTCGCCAGATAGAGCACCAGCGCCTCGACCGACTTCTCGACCTGCACGGCGACCCGGTCGCCGGGCTTCACGCCGCGCGCGACCAGCACATTGGCGAGCCGGGCGGTGGCGGCGATCAGGTCGCCATAGGTCACGGCCGCGCCGGCCTTGGTCTCGATCGCGACCCGGGTCGGATCGGTCACGCGGGCGGCGAGGCGGGAGAACAGGTTCAGATCGGTCATCGGTCGGGCTCGGCGGTTCGGAGATGTCGGTTCTTGCGGGACAGGCGATCGGGCCGGCGCGGTCGTCAGTCCGCGACGCGGGCGGGCGCGGGCAGGGTGGCCGTGTCCTGCGGCTTGGGTTTGGTCGTCTCGGTGCGGATCAGCTTGCGAATGGCCGAGGCGGCGGCGATCTCGCCGCGCTCGGCATAGGCCTCGTGGTTCGCCTCGATGCGATCGAGATCGTAGAGGTAGTTGACCATCAGGCCGTGCGACTGTTTCAGCCCCTTCTGTGAGCCGTCGCCCCAGAGGTTCAGCCGCTCGAGCCGGGCGCCGTTGCCGAGGTGGAAGCGGGCGACCGGGTCGAGCGCGCGGCCGTTCCGGCCCTTGGCCTTGAGGAAGTAATGCGCGGCGGCGGCCGAGAGCGCCGGGCGCAGCGCCTCGCGCAGCTCCGGAGCGACCGGCTCGCCGGCCGCGGGCAACCGGGCCAGCGCGGCGCGCGTCTCGGCGTCGAGACCGTAGTCGGGCTCGTCCTTGGCCTTCTCCAGCCAGCGCGCGAAGCCGGGCACCGGCGACAGCGTGACGAAGGTCTTGAGGCTCGGCACCTCGCGCTTCAGCTCTTCCACCACCTGCTTGATCAGGAAATGGCCGAAGGAGACGCCGGCGAGGCCCTTCTGGGTGTTGGAGATCGAATAGAACACCGCCGTCGTCGCCTCGGTCGGGTCGATCGGCTGGCGGGTGAGGTCGAGCAGCGGGCCGATCGCATCCGGCGGTTCGCGGGTCAGGGCGATCTCGACGAAGATCAGCGGCTCGTCGACGAGTTGCGGATGGAAGAAGCCGTAGCAGTGCCGGTCGGCCGGCTCCAGGCGGCTGCGCAGGTCGTTCCAGTCCTCGATGGCGTGGACGGCTTCGTAGCGGATGATCTTTTCCAGGATGTTCGCCGGCGTGGTCCAGTCGATCTTGCGCAACACGAGGAAGCCCCGATTGAACCAGGATGAGAACAGGTGGACGAAGTCGGCATCGACCGTCGCCAGTTCCGGATGGGTGTCGAGTTCCTCGAGCAGCGCCTCGCGCATGGCGACGAGCGCGGCGGTGCCGCGCGGCGCGAGGTTCAGCCGGCGGAACAGTTCCTGCCGGCGCGGCTCGGCGACGGTGTGCAGCCGGCTCAGCGTGTCGGAGCCCGGCGCGGTCCGATAGGCGTCGATCGCGGCCTCGACGGCCGCCGGATCGGGGCCGAGCCGGTCGGCCAGCGCGAGGAGGAAGCGGCAGCGGGTGTCGGTGTCGGCCTCTTTGAACCGGGCGAGCAGCGCCTGCGCCAGCACGACGCCGGAGGCCTCGCCGCGCCGCGACAACAGCGCCTCGGCGAGCGAGACGAGGTCGCGCTTGCCATCGGCGTCCGGCCGGTCGCCACGGCCGAACAGCAGCGAGCGGCCGCGTTCGGTCAGCGTGTCGACGAGATCCGACAGGAAGGCCGGGGCGGCCTCCAGGCGGAGCATCGAGGATTGCAGCTTCATCGCGGCCTCTCATCGGTCGGTGGGGTTTGGTTCGACCGGCGCGGAACCCGGCCGATCCTTCGCGGAAGCGACGGCGGAGCACCGCCGCCGCGTGTCGCATCGGGGGGCTTTGCCAGCCCGATCATCGCCCCCCGATCATCGTCCCCTGATCATCGCACCCGGATCATCGCACCGTGGCCGGGCCCATGACCATGTCCGGCAGCGCGGTCGAGATGCCCGGTACCAGGCAGAGCAGCAGCACGGCCGCCGCCATCAGGATCACGAAAGGCACCGTGCCCCAGATGACGTCCTTCAACGGAATGTCGGGCGCGATGTTCTTGATGACGAAGATGTTGAGCCCGACCGGCGGATGGATCAGCCCCATCTCCATCACGATCGTCATCACGATACCGAACCAGATCAGATCGAAGCCGGCCGCCTTCAAGGGGGGCAGGATGATCGGCGCGGTCATCAGGATGATCGAGACCGGCGGCAGGAAGAAGCCGAGCACGATCACGAGACCGAGAATGGTGAAGAGCAGCACCCAGCGCGACAGCTGCATCGCCACGATCGCCTGCGCGGCGCCTTGGGAGATGTGCAGGTAGCTCATCACGTAGGAGTAGAGCAGCGACATGCCGATGATCATCATCAGCATGGTCGATTCCTTGATCGTCGAGTTCAGGATCGGCGCGAGGTCGGTCGGGCGCCAGACGCCGTAGATGATCGCGATCAGCGCGAGCGCCAGGATGCCGCCGAGACCGGCGGTCTCCGAGGGCGTCGCGTAGCCGCCGTAGAGCGCGATCATGACGCCGGTCAGGAGCACGACGAATGGCAGCACGCGCGGCAGCGCGCTGAAGCGCTGCACCATCGTGTAGTGCTCGACCTTGAGGATCGGATGATCCGTGCCGGCGGCGGCGAAGGCCTTCTCGGCACGGGCATATTCCTGCCGGTAGCGTACCACCGCATAGGACGCGAACAGCACCACCAGCATCAGGCCGGGGCCAATGCCGGCGAGGAACAGCCGGCCGAGCGACTGCTCGGCGGCGACCGCATAGAGGATCATGGTGATCGACGGCGGCAGCAGGATGCCGAGCGTGCCGCCGGCGGCGATGATGCCGGCCGCGAAGGCGCCGGAATAGCCGCGCTTCCTCATTTCCGGGATGCCGGCCGAGCCGATCGCCGAGCAGGTGGCGGGCGAGGAGCCGGCCATGGCCGCGAACAGCGCGCAGGCGAAGACATTGGCGATGCCGAGACCGCCCGGCACCTTGTGCATCCAGGCGTGCAGCGCGGAATAGAGGTCCTGGCCGGCGCGCGACTTGCCGATCGCCGCACCCTTCAGGATGAACAGCGGGATCGACAGGAGCGTGATCGAGGCCATTTCCTCGTAGACGTTCTGCGTCACCGTATCGAGCGATGCGGCGGGCATGAAGAAATACATGAACACGACCGCCACGGTGCCGAGCGCGAAGGCGATCGGCAGGCCGGAGAACATCGCGGTCAGGGTCGCGCCGCCGTAGAGGAGGCCGATCGCGAGGGTCGACATCAGCGCTTCTCCCCGGTGGCGGTGGAGGTCATCTGGACCAGGATCTGCAGCACGACCTGCAAGGCGAGCAGGCTCATGCCCGCGGCCATGATCGCGTAGGGGATCCAGAGCGGCGGGCCCCAGGTCGTCGAGGTGACCTGGCCGTCGACCCAGGCCTCGTGGAACAGCGTCCAGGACTTCCAGGCAAAGAAGGCGCAGAAGCCGAAGGTCACGACGTCGACCAGGAGCCGGCGCACGTGGTTGACGGCGTCGGGCAGCAGGGTCGTCACGGCCTCGATCGCGACATGGCCGCGGTTCGACTGCACCTGTGCCGCGGTCAGGAAGGTCGCGCCGACCAGCAGGAAGACCGAGGCCTCGTCCTGCCAATAGGTCGGCGCGCGGAACAGCTGTCGCACGGCGACGCTGTAGGCGAGGATCACGCTCGCCGCGATCAGCGCCAGCGAGGCGGCGAGCATGATCAGCCGGTTGACCAGCGCCAGCGCCCGGTCGGCGCCGGCGACGAGCCGGTTGGCCGAGACCGGTTTCGCCGGCGCCGTTCCCAGTTCAACGCCGTGAGCGCTCATGCCGGGACCTCGTCGGCGAGCTTGATCAGCTTGGCGCAATTGGCATTCTTGGCCGCGAAGTCCTTCCAGGCGGTGTCGCGGGCGATCGTCTTCCACTGCGCGAGCACGTCGTCCTCGAGGTAGGCGACCTTGGCGCCGGCCTTCTCGTAGACTTTCGCGACCGCCTCGTCGTCGGCCATCGCCTGTTCGAGCCCGAAGGCTTCCATCTCGGCGCCGACCGACAGGATCAGCTCCTGCGTCGGCTTCGGCAGGCCGTCGAAGATCGCCTTCGAGATGCACAGCGGCTCGAGCATGAACCAGTAGCTCTTGCCGCGGCCGGCGGTCAGGTGCTTGGCGACCTCCTCCAGGCGGAACGAGATCAGGCTGGTCGAGGAGGTGATGCCGGCGTCGCAGGCGCCGGTCTGCATCGCGGCGTAGAGCTCGTTCGACGGCAGCGACAGCACGGCCGCGCCGGCGGCCTGCAGCACGAGGTCCATCTCGCGCGAGCCGCCGCGGACCTTCAGGCCCTTGGCGTCGGCAGGCGCGACCAGCGGGTTGGTGCGGCTGGCGACGCCGCCGGCCTGCCAGACCCAGGTGACGATCATCACGCCCTTGTCGGCGAGGATCTTCGTGAACTCCTGGCCGACCGGCGCGGTCTTCCAGGCGAGACCCTGCTTGTAGGAAGAGACCAGGCTCGGCATCAGGCCGATGTTGGTCTCCGGAACCTCGCCGCCGGCGTAGGAGATCGGGACCAGCGCCATGTCGAGCGCGCCCTTGCGAAGCGCCGAGAACTGCGCGTTGGTCTTCATCAGCGACGAGCCGGGATAGACCTGCACGTCGATGTCGCCGTTGGAGCGCTTGGCGAGCTCGGCGCCGAAGCGGCGGCAGAGACGGTCGCGGAAGTCGCCCTCGGTCGCCGAGCCGCCCGGGAACTGGTGCGAGATCTTCAGCGTCGTCGCCGCGCGGGCGGCGCCGAACTTCAGGATCGCGGGCGCGGCGACGAGACCGCCGAGCACATGGCGGCGATTGATGAGACTGAACGGTTTCCTGGCGTCGATCGACATCGTTTCCTCCGGAGTTTCGCGTGCCTTGCCCGGCACGTCGCTCGCCGCCCTGTCCGGCGGTCGCATCTTGTTGGCGCATCGACGCGTCGTCGGCGTCGTGCGCGGCCTGTCCCTCGTCCTTGACAAGGGCGGCCCTCGAAGCTGAACAAAACCTTTCTTGCATGCGCTGTCAAGGCTCGTGTATACAAGATTAGCCGTCAGCCATGCAGGAAGGGCCGTGACCAAGAACTCGCGCCTGAAGACGATCCTCGAGGACGCCATCGTGTCGGGTGAATTCTCGCCCGGCGATCGTCTCGATGAAGTGACGCTCGCCGCCCGTTTCGGCGTGTCGCGCACGCCGATCCGCGAGGCGCTGATGCAGCTCGGCGCGGAGGGGCTGATCGAGATCCGGCCGCGCCGCGGCGCGGTGGTCAGCGTGATCTCGCCGCACAAGCTCCTCGAGATGTTCGAGGCGATGGCCGAGATCGAGGCCGGCTGCGCCCGGCTCGCCGCCCGGCGCATGACCGAAGAGGACGAGGCCGCGATCCGCGCCGCGCACGCCGCCTGCACCAAGGCGGCGGCGACCGGCGACCACGACGGCTATTACGAGGAGAACAGGGTGTTCCACGAGGCGATCTACCGCGCCTCGCACAATGCCTTCCTCGCCGAGCAGGCGATCCAGCTGCACAAGCGGCTCGGCCCCTATCGCCGCCTGCAACTGCGCGCGCGGCAGCGGCTGCCGACGTCGCTCGCCGAGCATCAGGGCGTGGTCGACGCCCTGATGGCCGGCGACGCCGATCTCGCCGCACAGCGCCTGCGCGACCACGTGGTCGTGCAGGGCGAGCGCTTCTCCGACATGGTGATGGCACTCGGGGCGGCGTGAGCCGCGCCCGTCGCGCTCAGGGCGTTGCGCCGGGCTTTCGCGGCACGAAGCTGCCCGTCGCGTAGCGGGCGCCGGTCACCTCATCGGGCGGCACGGCGGCCTCGACCTCGGCGATGTCGGCGGCCGACAGCGTCACCTCGACCGCGGCGGCGTTCTCTTCCAGCCGCTCGATCCGGCGCGTGCCCGGGATCGGCACGACATCGTCGCCCTTCGACAGCACCCAGGCAAGCGCGAGCTGGGCCTTGGTGATGCCGTGTTTCGCCGCGATGCGGTCGAGCACGGCGACGAAGCGGGCGTTGGCCGCGAGCGCGTCGTCCTGGAAGCGCGGCAGCTTCTTGCGGAAATCGTTCGCCGCCAGATCGGCGGTCGAGGTGACGCTGCCGGCGAGAAAGCCGCGGCCGAGCGGCGAGAACGGCACGAGACCAATGCCGAGCGCGCGGATCGTCGGCAGGACCGCCTCCTCGATCCCGCGCGTCCACAGCGAGTACTCGCTCTGCAGCGCCGCGATCGGATGCACGGCATGGGCCCGGCGGATCGTCTCGGGGTCGCATTCCGACAGGCCGAGATGGCGGACCTTGCCGGCCGTTACCAGATCGGCCATGGCGCCGACCGTATCCTCGATCGGCACGGCCGGGTCCGGCCGATGCAGGTAATAGAGGTCGATCACATCCGTGCCGAGACGCTTCAGGCTTTCATCGGCGACCTTCTTCGCATTGGCCGGGCTGCCGTCGAGGCCGGCCATGCGGTCGACACCATCGCCGGCCTCCGGCGCGATCCGGAAGCCGAACTTGGTCGCGATCGTCACCTTGTCGCGCCGGCCCTTGATGGCCTTGCCGACCAGGATCTCGTTCTCGTACGGCCCGTAGACCTCGGCCGTATCGAGGAAGGTCACGCCGATGTCGATGGCGCGATGGAGGGTGGCGATCGAGGCGGCTTCGTCCTGGCCACCATAGGCGTGGCTCATGCCCATGCAGCCGAGGCCGATCGCGGAGACGTCGAGGGCACCGAGGCGGCGGGTTTTCATGGCGGCGGCTCCTGTGCGGCTGGGGCGTCGTGCCGGCGGTCGCGACCGGACCGTCGAGGGGGAGCCGCACTATAGGTCCGCGCACACGGCGCGGCCTAGCCGTCCCGCATGCGGGTTGCGCATGCAGGAAGCGGGCTTGTCACCGCCCGGTCCGCGACAGGACCGCGCTGTCGTCGGCTGGCGCGACCCGGCGGGCGGCGCGGCGCCGGTCGGCCTCGATCGTCAACGGGCCGCGGCGGCGCTCACTCGACCAGCGCGTGAGCATCCCATTCGGCGCGCGGGATGACGTCGCCGAGCGTATAGCGGAACGCCTCGACCTCGAGGCCGTCGGCGGTCGTGCGGCAGTGATAGGCGATGTGGAACCACTGGCCCTTGCTGCGCACCGCCGCGCCGGGCGCGTCGATCTCGTTGTCGCCGACGGTCGGGTCGCCATAGGCGTAGGCGACGAGCTCATCGGGATGAAAGCCCTTGTGCTCGCGCGCGACGGCGCCCATCGCCTTGGCGTTGCAGCGCTGTTCGAGGCGGGCTTCGGGAGCGAGCTCGAGCATCGCGCGATCGCGGACGTGGTCGGGCTTTGCAAGGGCGGGCAGGGAGGCGCAGGCAAGGGGAGCGACGACGGCAAGACAAAGAACGGCGGCTCGGCTCCGGATCGGCATGCGCTGATATCCTCGATGATGGGCTCCGCGTGCGGCATGCCGGCCGAATGCGGCGAAGACGCGGCAAAGCGACGGCGCGTCAGGCGCCGACGGGATCGGCCGCGGCGAGGGCGCCCGACGCGCAAACGCGTCCGCGGCGTGAAGCCGGCGGAACGCCCCGACAGATTTCAGAGATTTGAATGGTACGGCTGGGTGGACTCGAACCACCGACCTTCGGAGCCACAATCCGACGCTCTAACCAACTGAGCTACAGCCGCGCATGTCTTGACGAAGACGGCGATCCTACTAGGCGCAAACGCCTTGCAATGCAAGAGGCTCCAAACCGCCAGGTCGCCGGGATCGCCCGATGCCGGCCCGTCCTCCACAGGAGGAATGCCGAAACGGGGTCCGCGGCGCGGAACGGGCGGTCCGTCCAGTCTGGCGACTGAAGCGAAGGATCGCCGCATAAAAAGGCCC
This genomic interval carries:
- a CDS encoding malonyl-CoA decarboxylase, whose translation is MKLQSSMLRLEAAPAFLSDLVDTLTERGRSLLFGRGDRPDADGKRDLVSLAEALLSRRGEASGVVLAQALLARFKEADTDTRCRFLLALADRLGPDPAAVEAAIDAYRTAPGSDTLSRLHTVAEPRRQELFRRLNLAPRGTAALVAMREALLEELDTHPELATVDADFVHLFSSWFNRGFLVLRKIDWTTPANILEKIIRYEAVHAIEDWNDLRSRLEPADRHCYGFFHPQLVDEPLIFVEIALTREPPDAIGPLLDLTRQPIDPTEATTAVFYSISNTQKGLAGVSFGHFLIKQVVEELKREVPSLKTFVTLSPVPGFARWLEKAKDEPDYGLDAETRAALARLPAAGEPVAPELREALRPALSAAAAHYFLKAKGRNGRALDPVARFHLGNGARLERLNLWGDGSQKGLKQSHGLMVNYLYDLDRIEANHEAYAERGEIAAASAIRKLIRTETTKPKPQDTATLPAPARVAD
- a CDS encoding TRAP transporter large permease, with product MSTLAIGLLYGGATLTAMFSGLPIAFALGTVAVVFMYFFMPAASLDTVTQNVYEEMASITLLSIPLFILKGAAIGKSRAGQDLYSALHAWMHKVPGGLGIANVFACALFAAMAGSSPATCSAIGSAGIPEMRKRGYSGAFAAGIIAAGGTLGILLPPSITMILYAVAAEQSLGRLFLAGIGPGLMLVVLFASYAVVRYRQEYARAEKAFAAAGTDHPILKVEHYTMVQRFSALPRVLPFVVLLTGVMIALYGGYATPSETAGLGGILALALIAIIYGVWRPTDLAPILNSTIKESTMLMMIIGMSLLYSYVMSYLHISQGAAQAIVAMQLSRWVLLFTILGLVIVLGFFLPPVSIILMTAPIILPPLKAAGFDLIWFGIVMTIVMEMGLIHPPVGLNIFVIKNIAPDIPLKDVIWGTVPFVILMAAAVLLLCLVPGISTALPDMVMGPATVR
- a CDS encoding TRAP transporter small permease produces the protein MSAHGVELGTAPAKPVSANRLVAGADRALALVNRLIMLAASLALIAASVILAYSVAVRQLFRAPTYWQDEASVFLLVGATFLTAAQVQSNRGHVAIEAVTTLLPDAVNHVRRLLVDVVTFGFCAFFAWKSWTLFHEAWVDGQVTSTTWGPPLWIPYAIMAAGMSLLALQVVLQILVQMTSTATGEKR
- the dctP gene encoding TRAP transporter substrate-binding protein DctP, coding for MSIDARKPFSLINRRHVLGGLVAAPAILKFGAARAATTLKISHQFPGGSATEGDFRDRLCRRFGAELAKRSNGDIDVQVYPGSSLMKTNAQFSALRKGALDMALVPISYAGGEVPETNIGLMPSLVSSYKQGLAWKTAPVGQEFTKILADKGVMIVTWVWQAGGVASRTNPLVAPADAKGLKVRGGSREMDLVLQAAGAAVLSLPSNELYAAMQTGACDAGITSSTSLISFRLEEVAKHLTAGRGKSYWFMLEPLCISKAIFDGLPKPTQELILSVGAEMEAFGLEQAMADDEAVAKVYEKAGAKVAYLEDDVLAQWKTIARDTAWKDFAAKNANCAKLIKLADEVPA
- a CDS encoding GntR family transcriptional regulator, whose protein sequence is MTKNSRLKTILEDAIVSGEFSPGDRLDEVTLAARFGVSRTPIREALMQLGAEGLIEIRPRRGAVVSVISPHKLLEMFEAMAEIEAGCARLAARRMTEEDEAAIRAAHAACTKAAATGDHDGYYEENRVFHEAIYRASHNAFLAEQAIQLHKRLGPYRRLQLRARQRLPTSLAEHQGVVDALMAGDADLAAQRLRDHVVVQGERFSDMVMALGAA
- a CDS encoding aldo/keto reductase, whose amino-acid sequence is MKTRRLGALDVSAIGLGCMGMSHAYGGQDEAASIATLHRAIDIGVTFLDTAEVYGPYENEILVGKAIKGRRDKVTIATKFGFRIAPEAGDGVDRMAGLDGSPANAKKVADESLKRLGTDVIDLYYLHRPDPAVPIEDTVGAMADLVTAGKVRHLGLSECDPETIRRAHAVHPIAALQSEYSLWTRGIEEAVLPTIRALGIGLVPFSPLGRGFLAGSVTSTADLAANDFRKKLPRFQDDALAANARFVAVLDRIAAKHGITKAQLALAWVLSKGDDVVPIPGTRRIERLEENAAAVEVTLSAADIAEVEAAVPPDEVTGARYATGSFVPRKPGATP
- a CDS encoding DUF930 domain-containing protein, coding for MLELAPEARLEQRCNAKAMGAVAREHKGFHPDELVAYAYGDPTVGDNEIDAPGAAVRSKGQWFHIAYHCRTTADGLEVEAFRYTLGDVIPRAEWDAHALVE